In Cryptomeria japonica chromosome 10, Sugi_1.0, whole genome shotgun sequence, a genomic segment contains:
- the LOC131029773 gene encoding omega-hydroxypalmitate O-feruloyl transferase-like codes for MEETKVEMLKISTVIPAVPSRRQSMFLSNLDLFWMPVSKPQRLLFYRLLPTNEYSSVLDGLKKSLSSVLVHFYPFAGQLIIGQESGRPEIDCNDGGVEFVEASSNINFQDLEKEGFQRKPFFKSLVQIAHPFQQHETYNTPLLSIQVTGFERGGICIGTAFHHVVADGNSFWHFMKSWAECNRNLPISQIPHHSRTVFKRENRAPVAISYKAYQGITGAHIFKFSRDELQAEDGKTISTSGTGSQKDENSIWKLSDQKTETIYKTFCFTEEIITALKERTRASTSLVAVAAQFWRCLVKAQKIAEEEPVYFGVLADCRGRMKPALPPTYFGNCLCLGVAKTTAGKLLNEKVCFAARVMEEVIRSCTAEEEVSNMIEWVECGKRDLLSLLGETQWQNGTNVIGSHRFPAYEIDYGWGRALNVQAAAMTEIGGMFVDGGNDGRSIHVSTRLPPHQMESLTRLLFLHQE; via the exons ATGGAAGAAACGAAGGTTGAAATGCTCAAGATTTCCACTGTGATTCCGGCGGTCCCGTCGCGCAGGCAGTCCATGTTCCTTTCCAACCTCGACCTCTTTTGGATGCCCGTTAGCAAACCACAGAGGCTTCTTTTCTACAGATTGTTGCCCACAAATGAATATTCTTCAGTGTTAGACGGCCTGAAGAAAAGTCTCTCCTCTGTTCTGGTTCATTTCTATCCATTTGCAGGACAATTGATCATTGGGCAAGAATCAGGCAGACCAGAGATTGATTGCAACGATGGCGGAGTGGAATTTGTGGAAGCATCAAGCAATATAAATTTCCAGGATCTGGAGAAAGAGGGTTTTCAACGAAAGCCCTTTTTTAAAAGCCTTGTCCAAATCGCGCATCCTTTCCAGCAGCACGAAACTTACAATACGCCCCTTCTCTCAATTCAG GTCACAGGGTTTGAGAGGGGGGGAATTTGCATAGGAACAGCATTTCATCATGTTGTGGCGGACGGAAATTCGTTTTGGCATTTCATGAAATCGTGGGCGGAGTGCAACAGAAATCTCCCAATATCCCAAATTCCCCACCATAGCAGGACAGTTTTTAAAAGGGAAAACAGGGCACCGGTGGCGATATCCTACAAAGCTTATCAAGGGATTACTGGAGCACATATTTTCAAGTTTTCTCGAGACGAATTGCAGGCAGAGGATGGAAAAACAATTAGTACCAGTGGCACTGGAAGCCAGAAAGATGAAAATAGTATCTGGAAATTGTCTGATCAGAAAACAGAAACGATTTACAAAACGTTCTGCTTTACAGAAGAGATTATCACAGCATTGAAAGAGAGAACCAGGGCTTCTACTTCGCTTGTTGCAGTGGCTGCACAGTTCTGGAGATGCTTAGTCAAAGCTCAGAAGATTGCAGAGGAAGAGCCCGTTTATTTTGGAGTGCTGGCTGATTGCAGAGGTCGCATGAAGCCGGCCCTGCCTCCAACATATTTTGGAAATTGCTTGTGTCTGGGTGTGGCCAAAACTACAGCCGGAAAACTATTAAATGAGAAGGTCTGCTTCGCTGCCCGTGTTATGGAGGAAGTTATCAGAAGCTGCACTGCAGAAGAAGAGGTGAGTAATATGATTGAGTGGGTGGAGTGTGGGAAGAGAGATCTTCTGAGTTTGCTTGGGGAAACCCAGTGGCAGAATGGTACAAATGTGATTGGTTCTCACAGGTTTCCAGCTTATGAGATTGATTACGGATGGGGGAGGGCGTTGAATGTGCAGGCTGCCGCCATGACTGAAATCGGAGGCATGTTTGTGGATGGTGGGAATGATGGAAGAAGCATTCATGTCTCCACACGGCTACCTCCCCACCAGATGGAATCCTTAACTCGACTTCTGTTTCTGCATCAAGAATGA